CCCCGGCGGACGGTGTAGTCGCCGCGGGAGGCGTCCCGGTCGGTGTGCCCGGCGTCGCGCACCGGAGCCTGCGCGGGCTGCGACGACCCCGACGACCGGGGCTCGGACGGCCGCGTCGGGGCGGAGTTGCCGGCGGACGCCTCGGGTGCGGCCGGCGCTCCGCCGTACGCCCCGGCACGCACCGAGCAGGTCGGCCAGGCGCCCCATCCCTGGGCGCGCTGGACGTGGGTGGCGACGGCGATCTGCTGCTCCCTGGACGCCTGGTCGGCGGTCGGTGCGTAGGCGGTGCCGCCGTACGCGCGCCAGGTGTCGGCGGAGAACTGCAGTCCGCCGTAGTAGCCGTTGCCGGTGTTGATGTGCCAGTTGCCGCCGCTCTCGCACTGGGCGATGCGGTCCCACACTCCGCCGTCCGCCGCCGTGGCGGGACCGCTCGCGGCGAGCAGTCCGAGCGGGGCCAGCAGGGCCGCCCCGGCGAGGACCGCCGTCGTACGCGCCTTACGGACGTTGTCGCGGCTGGTATCGGCACATTCGGACATGTAATTCCCTCTCGACGTACCCGGGTTCCCCCAGGCCGTGCGCGGTTCCCACGCGAGGGCGTGGTCGTCGCGCCGGCCCCGTCCGCCGGAGGTCGTGCTGCGGACCGGCCTGCTGCGGCCGGTCCGGGTCGGCGGACGTGCCCGAGCGGTGCTCGTTGCACACGGC
This region of Streptomyces chromofuscus genomic DNA includes:
- a CDS encoding LysM peptidoglycan-binding domain-containing protein encodes the protein MSECADTSRDNVRKARTTAVLAGAALLAPLGLLAASGPATAADGGVWDRIAQCESGGNWHINTGNGYYGGLQFSADTWRAYGGTAYAPTADQASREQQIAVATHVQRAQGWGAWPTCSVRAGAYGGAPAAPEASAGNSAPTRPSEPRSSGSSQPAQAPVRDAGHTDRDASRGDYTVRRGDTLCGIATRNGTTWQRLYAANKAVVGGDPDVIVPGQRLVL